One window of Cryobacterium arcticum genomic DNA carries:
- a CDS encoding diacylglycerol/lipid kinase family protein produces MADPSSAPRDAASVVRRAAVVYNPVKTDVVRLRAGVTAAAAAAEWGETLWFETSVQDPGQRVTRQALRLGVDLVLVAGGDGTVRAVAESLRSSEVPLGVLPVGTGNLLARNLQLPLNSLDDAIVIAFTGHSRAIDLGIASVTYADNRIEDHAFLVMAGLGLDAQMIAATRPDLKKQVGWLAYVDAGMRALPKAEQFRIRYNLGTRSEHQALVSTILIANCGVLPGNIQFLPEALVDDGILDIAVLQPRGVLGWLKIWRRVTWQNGVLRRFAVGRRIIELTETDDERAMTVLRATDIRIVPDKPQEFELDGDEFGLVRSVFLRADAGALLVRVPAVLSR; encoded by the coding sequence ATGGCCGATCCCAGTTCCGCTCCGCGTGACGCCGCATCCGTCGTTCGCCGGGCCGCGGTGGTCTATAACCCGGTGAAGACGGATGTCGTGCGGTTGCGCGCCGGGGTCACCGCCGCTGCCGCCGCTGCGGAGTGGGGCGAGACGCTGTGGTTCGAGACCAGCGTGCAGGACCCCGGGCAGCGGGTCACCCGTCAGGCGCTGCGCCTGGGAGTGGACCTGGTTCTCGTCGCGGGCGGCGACGGCACGGTGCGCGCCGTCGCGGAGTCACTGCGCTCCTCCGAGGTGCCGTTGGGCGTACTGCCGGTGGGCACCGGAAACCTGCTGGCGCGCAACCTGCAGCTGCCCCTGAACAGCCTCGATGACGCCATCGTGATCGCCTTCACCGGCCACAGCCGGGCGATCGACCTGGGCATCGCGTCGGTGACCTACGCGGACAACCGCATCGAGGACCACGCCTTCCTGGTCATGGCCGGCCTCGGCCTCGACGCCCAGATGATCGCCGCCACCCGCCCCGACCTCAAGAAGCAGGTGGGCTGGCTGGCATACGTGGACGCGGGCATGCGCGCCCTGCCCAAGGCGGAGCAGTTCCGCATCCGGTACAACTTGGGCACCCGCAGCGAGCACCAGGCGCTCGTGAGCACCATCCTGATCGCCAACTGCGGTGTGCTGCCGGGCAACATCCAGTTCCTGCCCGAGGCGCTGGTCGACGACGGGATCCTGGACATCGCCGTGCTGCAGCCGCGTGGGGTGCTCGGCTGGTTGAAGATCTGGCGCCGCGTCACCTGGCAGAACGGCGTGCTGCGCCGGTTCGCAGTGGGGCGGCGCATCATCGAGCTCACCGAGACCGATGACGAGCGGGCCATGACCGTGCTGCGCGCCACCGACATCCGCATCGTGCCCGACAAGCCGCAGGAGTTCGAGTTGGACGGCGACGAGTTCGGGCTGGTCCGCAGCGTTTTCCTGCGCGCGGATGCCGGGGCGCTGCTGGTGCGGGTGCCGGCCGTTCTCAGCCGGTGA
- the pheA gene encoding prephenate dehydratase, with protein MPETPDVHYSFLGPAGTFTEAALAQVPEAQGLPWRAVNNVGEAFADVVSGRSVAAMIAIENSVDGGVSATQDALASVPNLRIIGEYLVPVNFVLVARPGTALEDVKIVNAHPVAYAQCRSWLEGTLPKHGHIPSSSNVAAAAALFEPGPADAAVAPPGIEKHHDLVVLARNIGDNPNAVTRFVLVGRTTVIPAPTGADKTSVIVELPEDRAGALLDMLEQFATRGVNLSLIQSRPIGDAMGRYRFVIDADGHIFDERVADALLGLRRFSPKVLFLGSYPRADKQPNVFTSRYNDEVFIEARDWLRGLISGEPGA; from the coding sequence ATGCCAGAGACTCCCGATGTGCACTACAGCTTCCTTGGGCCGGCGGGAACCTTCACCGAGGCCGCCCTCGCCCAGGTTCCGGAGGCCCAGGGCCTGCCGTGGCGGGCCGTCAACAACGTGGGTGAGGCCTTCGCCGACGTCGTGAGCGGGCGCAGCGTGGCCGCCATGATCGCCATCGAGAACTCCGTCGACGGCGGCGTCAGCGCCACCCAGGACGCCCTCGCGAGCGTGCCCAATCTGCGGATCATCGGGGAGTACCTGGTGCCCGTGAACTTCGTGCTCGTTGCCCGGCCCGGCACCGCCCTCGAGGACGTCAAGATCGTGAACGCCCACCCGGTGGCGTACGCGCAGTGCCGCAGCTGGCTGGAAGGCACCCTGCCCAAGCACGGTCATATCCCCTCGTCGAGCAATGTGGCCGCCGCGGCTGCCCTGTTCGAGCCCGGCCCGGCCGATGCCGCCGTGGCTCCGCCTGGCATCGAGAAGCACCACGACCTGGTCGTGCTCGCCCGCAACATCGGCGACAACCCCAACGCCGTCACCCGGTTTGTGCTCGTGGGCCGCACCACGGTCATCCCCGCCCCCACCGGCGCCGACAAGACCAGCGTGATCGTGGAACTGCCCGAAGACCGCGCCGGCGCACTGCTCGACATGCTCGAGCAGTTCGCCACCCGCGGTGTGAACCTCAGCCTGATCCAATCCCGGCCGATCGGCGATGCCATGGGTCGATACAGATTCGTCATCGACGCCGACGGGCACATCTTCGACGAGCGCGTGGCGGATGCCCTGTTAGGCCTTCGCCGGTTCAGCCCCAAGGTGCTCTTCCTGGGGTCCTACCCGCGGGCCGACAAACAACCCAATGTGTTCACTTCCCGCTATAACGACGAGGTCTTCATCGAGGCCAGGGACTGGCTGCGCGGCCTGATCTCGGGGGAGCCGGGCGCGTGA
- a CDS encoding carbohydrate ABC transporter permease has translation MTDTIARPETSSGSGSASAAPKKTKHKGLGIDRRPGFLTYGILIALFAGGTYPLWWSVVVGASPSSVLSQDWPPLLPGGQFWENVAVVFDTVPFWQALLNSVIVSTIITVSVVSFSTLAGYAFAKLRFRGSNGLMVFVVATMAIPTQLGIIPLFILMRQFGWTGSIGAIIIPTLVTAFGVFFMRQYLVDVIPDELIEAARVDGANMITTFWNVAVPAARPAMAILSLFTFMMAWTDFLWPMIVSPQNPTLQVALSQLQSARYIDYSVVLAGAVLATLPLLILFVLAGKQLISGIMAGAVKG, from the coding sequence ATGACCGACACAATTGCCCGCCCCGAGACCTCGTCCGGCAGCGGATCCGCGTCAGCGGCACCCAAGAAGACCAAGCACAAGGGCCTCGGCATCGACCGCCGGCCCGGTTTCCTCACCTACGGCATCCTGATCGCGCTGTTCGCCGGCGGTACCTACCCGCTGTGGTGGTCCGTTGTGGTGGGCGCGAGCCCGTCGTCGGTGCTGTCGCAGGATTGGCCGCCGCTGCTTCCCGGCGGGCAGTTCTGGGAGAACGTGGCCGTGGTCTTCGACACCGTGCCGTTCTGGCAGGCGCTGCTCAACAGCGTGATCGTCTCGACGATCATCACCGTCTCGGTGGTGTCGTTCTCCACTCTCGCCGGCTACGCGTTCGCAAAGCTCCGGTTCCGCGGCAGCAACGGGCTGATGGTCTTCGTCGTCGCGACGATGGCCATTCCCACCCAGCTCGGCATCATCCCGCTGTTCATCCTGATGCGTCAGTTCGGTTGGACCGGATCGATCGGTGCAATCATCATCCCCACCCTCGTGACGGCGTTCGGCGTGTTCTTCATGCGTCAGTACCTGGTCGACGTGATTCCGGACGAACTGATCGAGGCCGCCCGGGTGGACGGCGCCAACATGATCACCACGTTCTGGAACGTGGCCGTGCCGGCCGCGCGACCCGCGATGGCGATCCTGTCGCTGTTCACCTTCATGATGGCCTGGACCGACTTCCTCTGGCCGATGATCGTGTCGCCGCAGAACCCGACCCTCCAGGTGGCGCTCAGCCAGCTGCAGTCGGCTCGGTACATCGACTACTCGGTCGTTCTCGCCGGTGCCGTGCTCGCCACCCTCCCGCTGTTGATCCTGTTCGTGCTCGCAGGCAAGCAGCTCATCTCCGGAATCATGGCCGGGGCCGTCAAGGGCTAA
- a CDS encoding HNH endonuclease signature motif containing protein: MTSDIDHTQAWSAGGDTSADNLVALCRSGHRLKHQSSFSTRQAPDGTLTWTTPGGKTYTNIRAQDLTRAALNPGTSGDTSPRSAQPARPQPPGEARLSASGRAGPDDNPPPF; this comes from the coding sequence GTGACCAGCGACATCGACCACACCCAGGCCTGGTCCGCCGGCGGTGACACCAGCGCCGACAACCTCGTCGCCCTCTGCCGAAGCGGCCACCGGTTGAAACACCAAAGCAGCTTCAGTACCCGACAAGCCCCCGACGGCACCCTCACCTGGACCACCCCCGGCGGCAAGACCTACACCAACATCCGAGCGCAGGACCTCACCCGCGCCGCCCTGAACCCAGGGACGAGCGGAGACACGTCACCTCGCTCCGCGCAACCGGCGAGGCCACAGCCGCCGGGCGAAGCACGCCTGTCAGCGTCTGGGCGCGCGGGTCCGGACGACAATCCTCCACCGTTCTGA
- a CDS encoding NAD(P)-binding oxidoreductase: MRIVIAGGHGKIARALTRELSRDGHTVVGLIRSEEQSADLLLDGGQPVVIDLENTTVEKLAEVLAGADVAVFAAGAGAGSGDARKNSVDLGAAVLLADAAEYAGVPRLVQISSTGADLVRDGATPSEVPDDFVAYLRAKLGAEEDLVRRDLAWTIVRPGTLTDDDATGLVRLERTGPDESGTVHPETKGSIPRTDVAAVLAEMIRTGAGARATLHLISGPAGVSEAVAIFA, from the coding sequence ATGCGAATTGTTATAGCAGGTGGCCATGGAAAGATCGCTCGAGCCCTCACCCGGGAGCTGAGCCGTGACGGGCACACCGTCGTCGGCCTGATCCGTTCGGAGGAACAGAGCGCCGATCTTCTGCTGGACGGAGGCCAACCGGTGGTGATCGATCTCGAGAACACCACGGTCGAGAAGCTGGCGGAGGTTCTCGCCGGGGCCGATGTCGCGGTCTTCGCGGCCGGAGCCGGAGCCGGAAGCGGCGATGCGCGCAAGAATTCAGTCGACCTGGGCGCTGCGGTTCTGCTCGCGGACGCGGCAGAGTACGCCGGTGTGCCTCGGCTGGTGCAGATCTCGTCGACAGGTGCCGACCTCGTGCGCGATGGGGCCACCCCGTCGGAGGTCCCAGACGACTTCGTCGCGTACCTCCGCGCCAAGCTCGGCGCCGAAGAAGACCTGGTGCGCCGCGACCTCGCGTGGACCATCGTGCGGCCTGGAACACTCACCGACGATGACGCCACCGGACTGGTACGCCTCGAGCGCACCGGCCCCGACGAAAGCGGCACCGTGCACCCGGAGACCAAGGGCAGCATTCCGCGCACCGACGTGGCTGCGGTACTCGCCGAGATGATCCGTACCGGTGCTGGCGCGCGCGCGACCCTGCACCTCATTTCGGGTCCCGCCGGCGTCTCAGAAGCCGTCGCGATCTTCGCCTGA
- the pgm gene encoding phosphoglucomutase (alpha-D-glucose-1,6-bisphosphate-dependent), with translation MNERAGTPAQKSDLIDVEALIRAYYDLKPDVSVPAQRVVFGTSGHRGSSLNTAFNENHILATTQAIVEYRAGQGITGPLFIGADTHALSGPATTTALEVLVGNDVRVLVDEFDDYVPTPALSHAILAYNRAGHDDQADGIVVTPSHNPPMDGGFKYNPPHGGPADSDATSWIANRANEIIEGGMRDVRMSEPSAVETYDFRGHYVDDLENIIDMKAIKASGIRIGADPLGGASVGYWGAIRDRYELNLTVVNPHVDPTWAFMTLDWDGKIRMDPSSPSAMASVLAHKDEFDILTGNDADADRHGIVTPDAGLMNPNHFLAVAIEYLYSHRDGWRADAAIGKTLVSSTMIDRVAGFLGRELWEVPVGFKWFVPGLIDGSVAFGGEESAGASFVRFDGTVWTTDKDGILLALLASEIVAVTGKSPSVRYAELAEHFGAPAYERIDAVATPAQKAALSKLDGDAITATELAGDKIIGALSHAPGNGAAIGGVKVFTEYAWFAARPSGTEDVYKIYAESFKGPEHLKQVQIEAKAIVDAAIS, from the coding sequence ATGAACGAACGCGCAGGCACCCCGGCCCAGAAATCCGATCTGATCGACGTCGAAGCCCTCATCAGGGCGTATTACGACCTGAAGCCGGATGTCTCGGTTCCGGCTCAGCGGGTCGTCTTCGGCACCTCCGGCCACCGGGGCAGCTCGCTGAACACCGCGTTCAACGAGAACCACATCCTCGCCACCACCCAGGCCATCGTGGAATACCGCGCCGGCCAGGGCATCACCGGACCGCTGTTCATCGGCGCCGACACCCACGCGCTCAGCGGCCCCGCAACCACGACGGCCCTCGAGGTGCTCGTGGGCAACGACGTGCGTGTGCTGGTCGATGAGTTCGACGACTACGTGCCCACCCCGGCGCTCTCGCACGCGATCCTCGCCTACAACCGCGCCGGCCACGACGACCAGGCGGACGGCATCGTCGTCACCCCGAGCCACAACCCGCCCATGGACGGTGGCTTCAAGTACAACCCGCCGCACGGTGGACCCGCCGACAGCGACGCCACCTCGTGGATCGCCAACCGCGCCAACGAGATCATCGAGGGCGGCATGCGCGATGTGCGCATGAGTGAGCCCAGTGCCGTCGAGACCTACGACTTCCGCGGCCACTACGTCGACGACCTCGAAAACATCATCGACATGAAGGCCATCAAGGCCAGCGGCATCCGCATCGGCGCCGACCCGCTGGGCGGCGCGAGCGTGGGCTACTGGGGCGCGATCCGCGACCGCTACGAGCTCAACCTCACCGTGGTCAACCCGCACGTCGACCCCACCTGGGCGTTCATGACGCTCGACTGGGACGGCAAGATCCGAATGGACCCGTCCAGCCCCTCCGCCATGGCCTCGGTGCTGGCACACAAGGACGAGTTCGACATCCTCACCGGCAACGACGCCGACGCCGACCGGCACGGCATCGTCACGCCGGACGCCGGCCTGATGAACCCGAACCACTTCCTGGCCGTGGCCATCGAATACCTGTACAGCCACCGCGACGGCTGGCGGGCGGATGCCGCGATCGGCAAGACGCTGGTCTCCTCCACCATGATCGACCGCGTCGCCGGGTTCCTCGGCCGCGAGCTGTGGGAGGTACCGGTGGGCTTCAAGTGGTTCGTGCCCGGCCTCATCGACGGCTCGGTCGCGTTCGGCGGCGAGGAGAGCGCCGGAGCGAGCTTCGTGCGCTTCGACGGCACCGTCTGGACCACCGACAAGGACGGCATCCTGCTGGCGCTGCTCGCCTCGGAGATCGTCGCCGTGACCGGCAAGTCGCCCAGCGTGCGCTACGCCGAACTGGCCGAGCACTTCGGCGCCCCGGCCTACGAGCGCATCGACGCCGTGGCCACCCCGGCCCAGAAGGCCGCGCTCAGCAAGCTCGACGGAGACGCCATCACCGCCACCGAGCTCGCCGGCGACAAGATCATCGGCGCGCTCAGCCACGCCCCGGGCAACGGCGCCGCCATCGGCGGCGTGAAGGTCTTCACCGAGTACGCCTGGTTCGCGGCCCGGCCCAGCGGCACCGAAGACGTCTACAAGATTTACGCCGAGTCGTTCAAGGGCCCGGAGCACCTCAAGCAGGTGCAGATCGAGGCCAAGGCCATCGTCGACGCCGCGATCAGCTAG
- a CDS encoding DUF222 domain-containing protein has product MATSNATPGSTPDDSPDDTSDGFSEDYVDPVAEAISAVIDPLVENEKVIAAGYAERIRLLAQLDGLGHDRRIIAGLAGDPLESGRNDIDTQNHGPAWDDEELARRSMAAEVGFALRMSSQTAGMMIFDAARLVAQLPRFHRALTEGRIGWGHALRMLEVTAALPVDLPEHVLPTLEEMVLPAAEKLSASKFAKVARQIMESLHPIPLQERVDAGVKERRVVLRPDINGMSWLNAYLKADEAQAIYERLTQIAKTLDDDDAAADATACGAGDAPAPEPAPALKPGAARDPEPIVCRTRDQRRADAYRDLLLDGVGADGKLGRGIHGTVNITIPVLTLLDQGDQPAILDGYGPIDLDTARRLAGKRRVSSASSPTRTPAAPSPSGAPPTTRPRTCGATFRSATKPVRSRAATAVP; this is encoded by the coding sequence ATGGCCACCTCGAATGCCACACCAGGGAGCACCCCGGATGACTCTCCGGACGACACCTCCGACGGGTTCTCCGAGGACTACGTCGATCCTGTCGCGGAAGCGATCAGCGCGGTCATCGACCCGCTTGTGGAGAACGAAAAAGTCATCGCGGCCGGATACGCGGAACGCATCCGGTTGTTGGCGCAGCTGGATGGGCTCGGTCACGACCGGCGCATTATCGCCGGGCTGGCCGGTGACCCGTTGGAGTCAGGTCGGAACGACATCGACACCCAGAACCACGGTCCCGCGTGGGATGACGAGGAGCTGGCCCGCCGGAGCATGGCCGCCGAGGTCGGCTTCGCCCTGCGAATGAGCTCGCAGACCGCGGGCATGATGATCTTCGACGCCGCCCGGCTTGTGGCCCAGCTGCCCCGGTTCCACCGGGCGTTGACCGAGGGCCGGATCGGCTGGGGTCACGCGCTGAGGATGCTCGAGGTCACCGCGGCCCTCCCGGTGGACCTGCCCGAACACGTGCTGCCCACACTGGAGGAGATGGTGTTGCCGGCGGCGGAGAAACTCTCCGCCAGCAAGTTCGCCAAGGTCGCCCGGCAGATCATGGAGTCGCTGCACCCGATCCCTCTCCAGGAGCGTGTCGACGCCGGTGTGAAGGAACGCCGGGTGGTCCTCCGCCCCGACATCAACGGCATGTCCTGGCTGAACGCCTACCTCAAGGCCGACGAAGCCCAAGCGATCTACGAGCGCCTCACCCAAATCGCCAAGACCCTCGACGATGACGACGCTGCCGCCGATGCAACCGCGTGTGGGGCCGGTGACGCACCCGCGCCTGAACCGGCACCTGCACTGAAACCAGGGGCGGCACGGGATCCGGAGCCGATCGTCTGCCGCACCCGCGACCAACGCCGAGCCGACGCGTACCGAGACCTGCTCCTGGACGGGGTCGGGGCTGACGGGAAACTTGGCAGGGGTATCCACGGCACCGTGAACATCACCATCCCCGTCCTCACCCTCCTCGACCAGGGCGACCAGCCCGCGATCCTGGACGGCTACGGGCCCATCGACCTGGACACCGCCCGGCGGCTCGCGGGAAAGCGACGAGTTTCATCAGCGTCCTCACCCACCCGCACACCGGCTGCACCCTCTCCATCGGGCGCACCGCCCACGACCCGCCCGCGGACCTGCGGCGCTACGTTCAGATCCGCGACCAAACCTGTCAGGAGCCGGGCTGCAACCGCCGTGCCGTGA
- a CDS encoding M15 family metallopeptidase, with protein sequence MGAVAVLLVAAGITAVVVGGATGRAASSTSTGQAQPATPSGTPEPTAPVEPVRPSPSATPEPAPAPTFDRAAHSIDDPNSIWVVVDKLRPLNPVDYSPDDLVDVPIPYANEPRMRHEASDAVVALFAAFTAETGLALQSQSAYRSYDTQTNVYNKDIANLGQAGADLSTARPGTSEHQTGLTIDISAQPGQCSLAACFGDTPHGQWLAANAWRFGFLLRYPADKVDVTGYEYEPWHFRYIGIDLATEMHNTGVTTLEEFFGLPAAPNYN encoded by the coding sequence GTGGGAGCAGTTGCGGTGCTCCTTGTCGCGGCCGGGATCACGGCCGTCGTCGTGGGCGGAGCCACCGGGCGCGCGGCATCGTCGACCTCCACGGGCCAGGCCCAGCCGGCCACACCGTCCGGCACTCCCGAGCCGACCGCACCTGTCGAGCCGGTGCGGCCGTCCCCGTCGGCCACTCCCGAACCCGCTCCGGCGCCCACCTTCGACCGTGCGGCCCACTCGATCGACGACCCCAACAGCATCTGGGTGGTCGTGGACAAGCTCAGGCCGTTGAACCCGGTGGACTACAGCCCGGACGACCTCGTCGACGTGCCGATTCCCTACGCCAACGAACCGAGGATGCGCCACGAAGCCTCCGACGCCGTCGTCGCCCTCTTCGCCGCCTTCACCGCCGAGACCGGGCTGGCGCTGCAATCGCAGAGCGCCTACCGCAGCTACGACACCCAGACCAACGTCTATAACAAGGACATCGCCAACCTCGGCCAGGCCGGCGCCGACCTCAGCACGGCCCGCCCGGGAACCAGCGAGCACCAGACCGGGCTCACCATCGACATCAGCGCCCAGCCCGGCCAATGCTCCCTCGCGGCCTGCTTCGGCGACACCCCGCACGGGCAGTGGCTCGCCGCCAATGCCTGGCGTTTCGGCTTCCTCCTGCGCTACCCGGCCGACAAGGTCGACGTGACCGGTTACGAGTACGAACCCTGGCATTTCCGGTACATCGGCATCGATCTGGCCACCGAGATGCACAACACCGGTGTCACCACGCTCGAGGAGTTCTTCGGCCTGCCGGCGGCACCCAACTACAACTGA
- a CDS encoding amidase domain-containing protein, which translates to MRPAPSPDSRKSTRRQLKRQLKKAQRKRHLLIVASVTAGCTAVAIVGSLVLDSGAFSAEATAPVAASAAVTTATPAPSATITAPTVIEPAQPIIRSAVVAADGTPAGPVTGGTLVTVTGTDLAAVTSASFGGNPATVVSATNDTVTLQTPAATDLTTGSVTVNLFAGTDAPVQVVGGASVSTAAGTTAVGSTDGTSSDQSSVAAAALTQAIEPTAGTAIAAATATDAAATVAPVTPELTFTYVPDPRITAQIDYVLAHWQVYNSSVYGAIPGNDCVNFTSQSLIARGWTMDAEWSFIGGQYSPAWASSTAFAAYLAAHPERATPLRADQRDEVKVGDIVQFDWDDSGDKDHTGIVTRVEHTATGTEIYYAGHTNNTDYRSVDESLALSGGSVSYWSVV; encoded by the coding sequence GTGCGCCCCGCTCCTTCACCAGACTCCCGTAAATCCACCCGCAGACAACTCAAACGCCAACTGAAAAAGGCGCAGCGCAAGCGCCACCTGCTGATCGTCGCGAGCGTCACCGCCGGCTGCACGGCCGTCGCAATCGTTGGCAGCCTCGTCCTCGACAGCGGCGCCTTCAGCGCCGAGGCGACAGCGCCCGTCGCAGCCAGCGCGGCCGTCACCACGGCAACGCCCGCCCCCTCGGCCACCATCACCGCGCCCACGGTGATCGAGCCGGCCCAGCCGATCATCCGCAGCGCCGTCGTCGCGGCTGACGGCACCCCCGCCGGCCCGGTCACCGGCGGCACCCTGGTGACGGTCACCGGCACCGACCTCGCCGCCGTGACCAGCGCCAGCTTCGGCGGAAACCCCGCCACAGTGGTCTCGGCGACCAACGACACCGTGACCCTGCAGACCCCCGCGGCCACCGACCTCACAACGGGCTCGGTCACCGTGAACCTCTTCGCCGGTACGGATGCGCCGGTGCAGGTGGTCGGCGGAGCGAGCGTCAGCACCGCCGCGGGCACGACAGCAGTCGGGTCGACGGACGGCACCTCGTCCGACCAAAGCTCGGTCGCCGCCGCTGCCCTCACCCAGGCCATCGAACCCACCGCCGGCACCGCGATCGCCGCGGCGACCGCCACCGACGCGGCCGCGACCGTCGCCCCCGTGACGCCGGAACTCACTTTCACCTACGTGCCCGACCCGAGGATCACCGCCCAGATCGACTACGTCCTCGCACACTGGCAGGTCTACAACTCCTCCGTCTACGGCGCCATCCCGGGCAACGACTGCGTCAACTTCACCAGCCAGTCCCTCATCGCGCGCGGCTGGACCATGGACGCCGAGTGGTCATTCATCGGCGGCCAGTACAGCCCGGCCTGGGCCAGTTCCACGGCCTTCGCCGCCTACCTCGCCGCCCACCCGGAGCGGGCCACGCCCCTTCGCGCCGACCAGCGCGACGAGGTGAAGGTGGGTGACATCGTGCAGTTCGACTGGGACGATTCCGGAGACAAAGACCACACCGGCATCGTCACGCGGGTCGAGCACACCGCCACCGGCACCGAGATCTACTACGCCGGCCACACCAACAACACCGACTACCGTTCGGTGGACGAATCGTTGGCCCTGTCGGGCGGCAGCGTCAGCTACTGGAGCGTCGTCTAG
- a CDS encoding amidase domain-containing protein, with the protein MALARPARIGVVALVLGGIVVGSVALASGARQGDSTQASTAADAASTAVQESEPRETPATTASPVDVDPAVQAQLSYALTYWSDYNTDEYGVVDGNDCVNFTSQSLVARGWAMDEDWWTSGTGSDFDFSSPWVSSTAFMNYIADSGRATALTDDQRDQVKLGDVVQFDWDNSGDRDHTAVVSRIEGSGDDIEIFYAGHTDDTDYLSVDFAVTEKHPGGTAYYWSIP; encoded by the coding sequence GTGGCTTTAGCTCGACCAGCACGGATCGGCGTCGTCGCCTTGGTACTCGGCGGAATCGTCGTCGGGTCTGTGGCTCTGGCCTCGGGCGCCCGCCAGGGTGACTCAACGCAGGCCTCCACCGCAGCTGATGCGGCCAGCACCGCCGTGCAGGAATCCGAGCCGCGTGAGACCCCCGCGACCACGGCCTCCCCGGTCGACGTGGACCCCGCGGTGCAGGCCCAGCTGAGCTACGCGCTCACTTACTGGAGCGACTACAACACCGACGAATACGGTGTAGTCGACGGCAACGACTGCGTGAACTTCACCAGCCAGTCGCTTGTCGCCCGCGGCTGGGCGATGGACGAGGACTGGTGGACCAGCGGCACCGGCTCGGACTTCGACTTCTCGTCGCCGTGGGTGAGTTCGACGGCGTTCATGAACTACATCGCCGACTCCGGCCGGGCCACCGCGCTCACCGACGACCAGCGCGACCAGGTGAAGCTCGGCGACGTCGTGCAGTTCGACTGGGACAACTCCGGCGACCGCGACCACACCGCCGTTGTGTCCCGCATCGAGGGCAGCGGCGATGACATCGAGATCTTCTACGCCGGGCACACCGACGACACCGACTACCTCTCGGTGGACTTCGCCGTCACCGAGAAGCACCCGGGTGGCACCGCGTACTACTGGAGCATCCCGTAG